One stretch of Priestia megaterium DNA includes these proteins:
- a CDS encoding thiamine phosphate synthase has translation MDIPKFHVITTDKQPIEELQKILTAIAPFAGAVHIREKEKTAKQIQCLLESLPFCRSKIIVNDRVDVAHALKAKGVQLAYHSLDVSFVIDAFPSLIVGKSVHSVEEALEAEKDGAHYILYGHIYSTHSKKGLKSRGIAALKEVVDAVQIPVIAIGGITPVNAKEVLQTGAHGIAVMSGVMLAQDPLKAIKQYSHIWTSGGGENEAAL, from the coding sequence GCAGCCAATCGAAGAGCTTCAAAAAATTTTAACGGCTATCGCGCCTTTTGCGGGCGCCGTTCATATTAGAGAAAAAGAGAAAACGGCAAAGCAGATTCAATGTTTACTAGAAAGCCTGCCATTTTGTCGCTCTAAAATTATTGTGAATGACCGAGTTGATGTAGCGCATGCTTTAAAAGCAAAAGGCGTACAGCTTGCCTATCATAGTTTAGACGTTTCGTTTGTTATAGACGCATTTCCTTCTCTTATTGTCGGAAAATCAGTTCACTCTGTGGAAGAGGCTTTAGAAGCTGAAAAAGATGGTGCTCACTACATTCTATACGGACATATTTATTCAACACATTCAAAAAAAGGATTAAAAAGTCGAGGGATAGCAGCACTAAAGGAAGTAGTAGACGCTGTACAGATACCGGTTATTGCCATTGGAGGAATTACACCTGTAAATGCCAAAGAGGTACTTCAAACAGGAGCACACGGCATAGCTGTGATGTCTGGTGTCATGCTTGCACAAGATCCCCTCAAAGCGATTAAACAATATTCTCATATATGGACATCTGGAGGTGGAGAAAATGAAGCAGCATTATGA
- the thiO gene encoding glycine oxidase ThiO — MKQHYDVLLIGGGIISSSIAYHLSKQGASVAILERNQIGCEASSAAAGILGAQAEIDEEGPLLDLAIKSRSMFPELVKELKEKTAIDVELIQKGLLKVAVTEEDAHVLKKKAAQHHRWDEHVRWIDVKEARLLEPGLSPDIYGAITIPGDGQLAPAKLTQALAHGALYHGADVFEYCDAHSLIMENETVKGVQTSKGSFYGEKVVIAAGSWAKRFISSEHLGQVFPVKGECIALQSHKPLLSKTIFLDEGFYLVPKTGGRIVIGATKLQHDFTKTVSAQGIQFLLNKASVLLPAIKEATFEKAWAGLRPQTNDGWPYLGEHPEIANLHMAFGHYRNGILLSAATGKIMADALLGKKPNHSFFTSFQLTRVMEGVH, encoded by the coding sequence ATGAAGCAGCATTATGATGTACTGTTAATCGGAGGAGGTATAATCAGCTCTTCTATCGCTTATCATTTGTCAAAACAAGGAGCGTCAGTAGCTATTCTTGAGCGCAATCAAATTGGTTGTGAAGCTTCAAGTGCAGCCGCTGGTATTTTAGGTGCTCAAGCTGAAATTGATGAAGAAGGCCCTCTTTTAGACCTTGCTATTAAGAGCAGAAGCATGTTTCCTGAACTGGTGAAGGAACTAAAAGAAAAAACGGCTATCGACGTAGAGCTCATTCAAAAAGGCTTATTAAAAGTCGCTGTAACAGAAGAAGATGCACACGTATTAAAGAAAAAAGCCGCTCAGCACCACCGGTGGGATGAACATGTAAGATGGATCGATGTAAAAGAAGCGCGTTTGTTAGAACCCGGGCTCTCTCCAGACATATACGGAGCCATTACAATACCGGGAGACGGTCAGCTAGCTCCGGCTAAGTTAACGCAAGCTCTTGCTCATGGAGCCTTGTATCACGGAGCAGATGTATTCGAATACTGTGACGCTCATTCTCTTATTATGGAAAATGAAACAGTAAAAGGTGTACAGACGTCCAAAGGCTCTTTTTATGGAGAAAAAGTAGTTATTGCAGCAGGCTCATGGGCTAAACGCTTTATTTCTTCTGAACATTTAGGTCAGGTGTTTCCTGTAAAAGGGGAGTGTATTGCTCTTCAAAGTCATAAGCCGCTGCTTTCTAAAACGATTTTTTTAGATGAAGGTTTTTACTTAGTGCCTAAGACTGGTGGAAGAATCGTAATAGGGGCAACTAAGCTACAGCATGATTTTACCAAGACGGTTTCTGCACAAGGTATTCAATTTTTGCTGAATAAAGCTTCTGTGCTTCTGCCGGCCATTAAAGAAGCCACATTTGAAAAAGCATGGGCAGGTCTTCGTCCACAAACAAATGATGGTTGGCCTTATTTAGGAGAGCATCCTGAAATAGCGAATCTACACATGGCGTTTGGCCACTACCGAAACGGTATTTTATTAAGTGCTGCAACTGGAAAAATTATGGCTGATGCTTTGTTAGGGAAAAAGCCGAATCATTCATTTTTTACATCATTTCAGCTAACGAGAGTAATGGAGGGAGTTCATTGA
- the thiS gene encoding sulfur carrier protein ThiS, producing MNLIINGKTVTFGDEIETVEHLLQAQNLHERVVIVELNKNILQKEEHSDACLKDGDILEVVSFVGGG from the coding sequence TTGAATCTAATCATTAATGGTAAGACCGTCACTTTCGGAGATGAAATTGAAACGGTCGAGCACTTGTTGCAGGCTCAGAACCTGCATGAACGAGTGGTAATTGTTGAGCTAAACAAGAACATTTTGCAAAAAGAAGAACATAGCGATGCATGCTTAAAAGATGGCGATATATTAGAAGTTGTTTCATTTGTCGGAGGAGGATGA
- a CDS encoding thiazole synthase: MLKIGQYTFNSRLLLGTGKFPDFTTQRQAVEESETEILTFAVRRMDIFDQNQPNLLEALDVKRFTLLPNTAGAKNAEEAVRIAKLAKASGLCDMVKVEVIGCDKTLLPDPVETLKASEELLKEGFTVLPYTSDDVLLARRLEELGVHAIMPGASPIGSGQGIINPLNMRFIIEQSTVPVIVDAGIGTASDAAQAMELGADGVLLNTAVSGAKDPVKMARAMKLAIEAGRAAFEAGRIKKKQYATASSPTEGMSIG; the protein is encoded by the coding sequence ATGTTAAAAATTGGACAATATACATTTAATTCACGTTTATTATTAGGAACAGGGAAATTTCCAGACTTTACGACTCAGCGTCAAGCGGTAGAAGAGTCGGAAACAGAAATTTTAACATTTGCTGTTAGACGAATGGATATTTTTGATCAAAATCAGCCTAATTTATTAGAAGCGCTTGATGTGAAGCGTTTCACTCTTTTGCCTAACACTGCTGGAGCAAAAAATGCAGAAGAGGCCGTACGTATTGCTAAATTAGCAAAGGCTTCTGGACTTTGTGACATGGTGAAAGTAGAAGTAATTGGATGTGATAAAACGCTGCTTCCTGATCCAGTTGAAACATTAAAAGCTAGTGAAGAACTGTTAAAAGAGGGCTTTACCGTTTTACCTTACACATCAGATGATGTTTTACTTGCGCGCCGTTTGGAAGAGTTAGGCGTACATGCCATTATGCCAGGAGCTTCGCCTATCGGTTCAGGTCAAGGTATTATTAATCCGTTGAACATGCGTTTTATCATTGAACAATCAACTGTTCCAGTAATTGTAGATGCAGGTATTGGAACAGCTTCAGACGCAGCTCAAGCTATGGAGCTAGGAGCAGATGGTGTGTTATTAAATACAGCTGTTTCAGGAGCAAAAGATCCTGTGAAAATGGCTCGTGCTATGAAGCTAGCGATTGAAGCAGGACGAGCAGCATTTGAAGCAGGACGTATTAAAAAGAAACAATATGCAACGGCAAGCAGTCCAACAGAAGGGATGAGTATCGGTTGA
- a CDS encoding thiazole biosynthesis adenylyltransferase ThiF encodes MINRYSRQELFQPIGKGGQQQIQEKHVLIVGAGALGTGNAEALVRAGVKKITLIDRDYVEWSNLQRQQLYSEKDADKRIPKAIAAKKRLHDINHDVKVEAHVADGTPQVLEQLVEGVDVMIDATDNFDTRLVMNDLSQKYDIPWIYGACVGSYGISYTIIPSETPCLSCLLESVPLGGLTCDTVGIISPAVQMVVAHQVTEVLKILVGDWNALRRELVSFDVWKNEYTSINVNVFRKSACRSCGSEQTYPFLQYENQTKTAVLCGRNTVQIRPGKSAKQPLQSLGERLKEKGYKIEQNPYLLSFYVDDYRLVMFQDGRVFVHGTNDIVEAKSLYHRYIG; translated from the coding sequence TTGATTAATCGTTATTCCCGCCAAGAATTGTTTCAACCTATTGGAAAAGGCGGACAGCAGCAAATTCAAGAAAAGCATGTTCTGATTGTAGGAGCAGGTGCTCTTGGAACAGGGAACGCCGAGGCCCTTGTGCGAGCGGGGGTAAAGAAAATAACGCTCATTGACCGGGACTATGTAGAGTGGAGCAACCTTCAGCGGCAGCAATTGTATAGTGAAAAAGATGCTGATAAAAGAATCCCAAAAGCAATTGCCGCTAAAAAACGGCTTCACGATATTAATCATGATGTAAAAGTAGAAGCGCACGTAGCAGACGGTACCCCTCAAGTTTTAGAACAGCTTGTTGAGGGGGTAGATGTTATGATTGATGCAACCGATAATTTTGACACACGCCTTGTAATGAATGATTTATCACAAAAATATGATATTCCTTGGATTTACGGAGCATGTGTAGGAAGTTATGGAATTAGTTATACTATCATACCAAGTGAAACACCGTGTTTATCCTGTTTGCTTGAATCTGTACCGCTTGGAGGGTTAACATGTGATACAGTGGGGATTATTAGTCCTGCTGTACAAATGGTAGTCGCTCATCAAGTAACAGAAGTGTTAAAAATATTAGTCGGAGACTGGAATGCGCTTAGGAGGGAACTTGTTTCGTTTGACGTATGGAAAAATGAGTATACGAGCATCAATGTGAACGTGTTTCGCAAATCTGCTTGCCGCTCATGCGGCAGTGAACAAACGTATCCCTTTTTACAATATGAAAATCAAACGAAAACAGCTGTGCTATGCGGAAGAAACACGGTACAAATCCGTCCGGGCAAATCAGCCAAGCAGCCGCTGCAGTCTTTAGGTGAACGATTAAAAGAAAAAGGATATAAAATTGAACAAAATCCGTATCTGCTTTCTTTTTATGTAGATGATTACCGTTTAGTGATGTTTCAAGATGGGCGCGTCTTTGTCCATGGAACAAACGATATAGTAGAAGCAAAGTCACTTTATCATCGGTATATTGGGTAA
- the thiD gene encoding bifunctional hydroxymethylpyrimidine kinase/phosphomethylpyrimidine kinase, translated as MTVPKALTIAGSDSGGGAGIQADLKTFQERDVFGMSVITAVTAQNTVGVQGVYPLEVEAVETQLDSIATDLFPNAVKTGMLFSADIIYAVARKIKQYGLQNVVVDPVMIAKGGQSLLQREAVQALKELLPLCEVITPNIPEAEVITGKEIHTIEDRKEAAKQMHELGVKYVVIKGGHDQSHQDMIDIVYDGHTYVEIKHEKMNTKHTHGTGCTFAACVTAELAKGKSVVEAVQTASDFVHYAIKHTLEIGSGHGPTNHWAYRKYFRSNI; from the coding sequence ATGACAGTACCAAAAGCATTAACCATTGCTGGATCAGACAGCGGTGGAGGAGCAGGCATTCAAGCAGATTTAAAAACATTTCAAGAGCGTGACGTTTTTGGCATGTCTGTTATTACAGCTGTGACTGCACAAAATACAGTTGGCGTTCAAGGAGTTTATCCTTTAGAAGTAGAAGCAGTTGAAACGCAGTTAGATTCAATTGCCACTGACTTATTTCCTAATGCAGTGAAGACAGGTATGTTGTTCAGTGCTGATATTATTTACGCAGTGGCTCGTAAAATCAAACAGTACGGACTGCAAAATGTTGTAGTTGATCCCGTTATGATTGCAAAAGGCGGTCAGTCTCTTCTTCAAAGAGAAGCTGTACAGGCTCTAAAAGAATTATTGCCTCTTTGTGAAGTCATTACGCCGAACATACCGGAGGCGGAAGTCATCACGGGTAAAGAAATTCACACGATTGAAGACAGAAAAGAAGCGGCAAAACAGATGCATGAGCTAGGTGTAAAGTACGTGGTAATTAAAGGCGGACATGATCAATCTCATCAAGATATGATTGATATAGTGTATGATGGTCATACGTACGTTGAAATCAAGCATGAAAAGATGAATACAAAGCATACACACGGAACGGGATGCACGTTTGCTGCTTGCGTCACGGCTGAACTAGCGAAAGGCAAAAGCGTGGTTGAAGCAGTTCAAACCGCTTCGGATTTTGTTCACTATGCGATTAAGCATACGCTTGAAATTGGTTCCGGACACGGTCCTACTAATCATTGGGCGTATAGAAAATACTTTCGTTCAAACATATAA
- the gpmA gene encoding 2,3-diphosphoglycerate-dependent phosphoglycerate mutase, with translation MIKLVLIRHGQSVWNLENKFTGWTDVDLSKNGLQEAREAGKVLKKNEYVFDIAYTSVLKRSIRTLWIILHQMDFMWIPVYKSWRLNERHYGALQGLNKEETAKKFGEEQVHLWRRSMDERPPALETTDIRYEASNPKYKDLSRGQFPATENLADTEKRVLEYWDEIIAPSIKAGKRVIISAHGNTIRALMQYLDNISPDGIANLNIPTSVPLVYELDDNLKPIRHYYLGIDGEIPTHIPSS, from the coding sequence ATGATAAAACTTGTATTGATTCGGCATGGACAAAGCGTATGGAACCTTGAAAATAAATTTACAGGCTGGACGGATGTAGACCTTTCTAAAAATGGATTGCAAGAAGCGCGAGAAGCCGGAAAAGTATTAAAAAAAAACGAGTATGTGTTTGATATTGCCTATACTTCTGTTTTAAAACGATCCATTCGTACTCTGTGGATTATCTTACATCAAATGGACTTCATGTGGATTCCCGTATATAAATCTTGGAGGCTGAATGAACGTCACTACGGAGCTCTTCAAGGCTTGAACAAAGAAGAAACCGCAAAAAAATTTGGAGAAGAGCAAGTACATTTGTGGAGAAGGTCGATGGACGAACGCCCTCCTGCTTTAGAGACAACAGATATTCGCTATGAAGCTTCCAATCCGAAGTATAAGGACTTAAGTAGAGGGCAATTTCCTGCAACTGAAAACTTAGCTGATACAGAAAAGCGGGTTCTTGAATACTGGGATGAAATCATTGCTCCTTCTATTAAAGCTGGCAAAAGAGTCATTATTTCCGCTCACGGTAATACGATTAGAGCTCTGATGCAGTATTTGGATAACATTTCGCCTGATGGCATTGCGAACTTGAATATTCCCACAAGCGTGCCGCTTGTTTATGAGCTTGATGATAATTTAAAGCCCATTAGACATTATTATTTAGGCATCGATGGAGAGATTCCTACACATATTCCTTCTTCATAA